The following coding sequences lie in one Candidatus Cloacimonadota bacterium genomic window:
- a CDS encoding HD domain-containing protein, translating to MKDKLNTIFTDIKARHDAVLGDRAFRDRNAWRSKAENEDLMRSRFAVDRDRILYSGAYRRYHGKTQVFSFTNLIDEEMTNRNLHIAYVSQISRTIGKYLGLNTELIEAIALGHDLGHCPFGHDGEKALSQCCHDAGIGHFHHNIESLHIVDHISSKGKGLNLTFQVRDGIISHDGEVHNTRLCPKGDKNEVDIQAYIRAKKSGDGMQWMPATLEGCVVRITDTIAYIGQDIEDAIRYNILKREELPVEQVKYLGNTNSQIIETLIKSVITNSYEQDFIAFDEETSQQLLELKKFNYRRIYTDENVKQSNAVIHRTMRIMFEKYMDDVEKNNTDSKIHKHFLNHKNDQYLESFQAAEKVRDFIATMTDRYYNEEVKAYMLPWRG from the coding sequence GTGAAAGATAAACTAAATACAATATTCACAGACATAAAAGCCAGGCACGATGCAGTGTTGGGAGATCGTGCTTTTAGAGATAGAAATGCTTGGCGTAGTAAAGCAGAGAATGAGGATCTGATGCGTTCCCGCTTTGCAGTGGATCGCGATCGTATCTTGTATAGCGGGGCTTATCGGCGTTATCATGGCAAGACTCAAGTGTTTTCATTCACAAATCTCATCGATGAAGAGATGACCAATCGTAATCTTCACATAGCTTATGTATCGCAGATTTCACGTACTATTGGCAAGTACCTGGGCTTGAATACAGAACTGATTGAAGCGATAGCGTTGGGTCATGATCTGGGGCATTGTCCCTTTGGTCACGATGGTGAAAAAGCTTTAAGTCAATGCTGTCATGATGCTGGAATAGGACACTTTCATCATAATATCGAGTCACTGCATATAGTGGATCATATCTCCAGCAAGGGCAAGGGATTGAATCTCACTTTTCAAGTGCGGGATGGTATCATATCTCACGACGGTGAAGTGCATAATACCCGATTGTGCCCCAAGGGAGATAAAAACGAAGTTGATATCCAAGCCTACATCAGGGCAAAGAAGTCAGGGGACGGGATGCAATGGATGCCGGCAACCCTGGAAGGCTGCGTCGTTCGCATTACTGATACTATCGCTTACATCGGCCAAGATATTGAAGACGCTATTCGATACAATATACTGAAACGAGAAGAATTACCGGTTGAACAAGTAAAGTACTTGGGCAATACAAACAGTCAGATCATTGAAACCCTGATTAAAAGCGTGATAACAAATAGTTATGAGCAGGATTTCATTGCTTTTGACGAAGAGACCTCACAGCAACTCTTGGAACTGAAGAAGTTCAACTATCGACGCATTTACACCGATGAAAACGTAAAACAGTCCAATGCGGTTATCCACCGCACAATGCGGATAATGTTCGAGAAGTACATGGATGATGTAGAGAAGAACAATACCGATTCCAAAATACATAAACACTTTCTCAACCACAAGAACGATCAGTATCTGGAATCCTTCCAAGCAGCCGAAAAGGTGCGGGATTTTATTGCGACCATGACTGATCGCTATTACAATGAAGAGGTTAAAGCATATATGTTGCCTTGGCGAGGCTGA